The genomic interval GACCTCAATTCCGTACAGTAGGTCTCAGAGTATAAGGGACCGAGAAAGTTTGTTATACGGTTAGCGTTCGCGCGGCTTTGGGCACTCTAGCAGTAAATTTGTTTCGCGTAATTCAAGGTCACTGGAAGCCTTATTCTTTTCTGATTTCAGTACCGTAACAAAATGAACGAGCAACAGAACCAGGTCGTATCTCAGCAGAGGTTGGCGCTCGTCCAAAGACAGGCTGAAATGGCTTCGATAGACGCGAGGATAGCGCAGCTGCAGGGTCGTCTTCAGCGTAAAAGGGCGCTGAACCAACGACTCAGCCAACAACTGGGTTCGAGCCATCGCGTTGCGGTCGGTGGAAACCACCCTAACTTCACTGATTCGAAACTTGAGTTTAACATCAGCAACAAGTCGAGACCGGCCGGAAATATAGCGGCCATAGAGCCGTACTCTCACATACCGAGcaacgatttttcgatcaacaaaAATGACCCCAAGTACCAGACCCTACCGTACAACACCAAATTCACCGTTAATTTCAAGCCGGACGATGAcgttaacaaaaataaaattcaacacaGCGCCAGCGCCTCGCAAATTGGACAGAGGTCGTTTCAGCAATTCGGACATCAAATAGCGCACAGCCAGTCTCAGTCGCACATTCAAGGACAATCGCAACCCCTAGTTTCGGCGACGAACAATCCCGCGACAAACACCGTCAACTTTTCGGGGCAACCGGCTATCAACAATAACGGTTCCGTTACAACGACGAATACTTGTACAACCGTTACCACgtcggcaacggcaacggcgacgacgacaacgcctaacaataataacaacaataacaacaacaaccttgccaacaacaacaacaatgttacgaacaacaacaataacaataagtTCAGCGATAGACAGGACATCAGGATTCACGGACATCCGCATAACTCGAATAATCAgaaacagcaacaacagcagcaacaacaacaacaacttcAACATGGGAATTTGGGCGTGGGCGGAAACTCTTCAAATCCAAGCGGTAGCATAGCGACCAGTGGGCAAAGTCATAGGAACTTATCGACGCATCAAAAACCAGTTTCCAGTGTCGCTCCAAGTTTTCCGGTAAAATCGCCGATTTATCAAACATCGTCGACGAAGATCCATCCGGTTATGCCGCAGACGTTGAGTCTCATAGGTCACGCGCAATCGGCTGCTGGAAATCAAGGATACGGAACGAACAGTGGTCAAGGAGTGAACACTCAGGAGTCGCAACACCCGGGGTATCAGGGGGGTAGTCAGAGGCAGAATTTTTCTGGAATTAATCAGCTGCACATGGGTTTTAATAATCAATCACAGAGCAGCCAGAACGTTCCCGGGAATGGAAATGGCTCAGccgcagcggcggcagcagcggcagctcaAAGTTCGGCGAACTTTCAGGCAAACAATTATCCTGGACACCCCTTCGCTCAGAGCCAAAGTCAGAGTCAAAGTCAAACGCAGAGTCAGATGATGATGAACGCGAATTCAAACTCAAACTCATCAACTACGGTCGGTGATCACGCCGTTAAGTTTCCCTCGGATTCGGTACAACTCGGAAAAATTGGTGACCAAAGTATGATAACAAAGTATGATAATTCTCAGGGTAAACAGCAGTTCGAACAACAAAATCAACAGAGTTCCAGGCACGATCAAACTCACGGTAAATACGATCACGTGCAAATAAAACACGAGGGTATCGGGGGTGCGGTGggacagcagcagcagcagcaacaaatgaaattcgaaCATCCCTCAAATTCTAAACAGTACAACGAGCATAATCAACTATTTGCAAAGTACGAACAACTACAACTGCAGCATCAAGGATTGTTCGACAACAATTCGGGGAGTCAGAAATTTGATCATTCTATAAAATACGATCACGCAGCTAAGTTCGAACCACCGGGGAACAAACTACCGGAAAAACCATTCGAATATGACAGAATGAAATATGAAGGGGATAGGAAAATGGTCAACTTTGATAACTCCAGGGGAGAAGATAAAACCAAACCCGCGCTACCGCCCAAACCGAACAAACCCAATCCTCCGCCGAGGTTAATTCAccatgaaaaaattgaagccaACGCGGATCTGCAGCAGGATGGAAAATCAACGCTCGTAGTTGGCTCTAGGTAAATTGAacaacacgtatacatacgtgacattctttggtaaaaaaatacatatgtgAACCCCTCCGCGATTTATACAGCATAGGTAAAGATGTgcgcatatatttttttcccttctttcgttcattttagAGTACGTACAAAATTACAACACTATATTACCGGGTTAATTATAAATGTTAATTAGTCCGCGATCGATTTGGCGAGTCAATCGTTGGTACTGTCGCGGAAATAATGTCTCTCGAAATAGAAATGGTTGGGTATGGGGGGAGGAAGACGATCGGCGATACGCACATGCAACGCGTTGCGTTAGAGTTATACCTACGACCAGATTATCCGAGGTGTTCTCTCTTACGAACAACAGCGACCGTTcttatgagattttttttcctctttacgattgatcgatcgaaccTTAGTAAAATAGTCGAATCAAAAGACCGTGGAACGCGTTTCGCTAACGAATATACTCGTATGCCGCGAAAAAATCTCCCTACCATCAAGAGGTGCCGGTGTAGAGATTTCCGGTTTGCTCTGCGACGACCGGAACTACGACGAAACGTGACCCCTTAAGGTTCTGCGAGTGCGTTATGTATTGATACACGCGTACCCTAACAAAATTAATAGAAACATAGAAGACGAtagagaatgaagaaaacgtAAAACTAGTCATAAAAACGAATagattttgcaaaatttgtCATCTCATCGCTAATAACggggaaaatatataattgtgTGTTTTTCATCCGACGTGTATTAGAATTCATTCGTACGTTTATCCGCACGCTTATATACAAGGATACATTACAGTGCTCAGTTATGATAACTCACGTGAATTCATTGCGCGAAAATATACGTACCTCGTCTGATAAAAAGTAAATGtgccgtttcgttttttggttttttttttttttttcatcccaatcgtttcgttaaattttccatttcaaatttcgacgaggTTTCATTGCGGGCGAGAAAATTCCTCGGTGATCAAAACTGGTATGGTAGAAATGCGGAAAatggagaggaggaaaaacaagaaatttacAACGTGGATTGGACGTTAATGTGAATTTGGTTCGATTTTAGCGCTACTCGTGCAGGTGGTCAGATAgtaatatataggtacacgtataatagCGAGGAAACGTGTCATAACGGAATTTTGATAGTGACGGAAACTGCGAAAATTTTGCACGGATCTATATACGTGCTTATACAtacgtgataattttttttcttgttttttttttattttgtttcaaacaAATATGAACGCGGAATACGTAACATAAAATCGAACGAGAACTGTGTAAACTTTGATATCCGATAACCGATCATTGTTTTCTCTCCCTGCCATTATTGTtgtgattattgttatcatattGACGTAAAATCTGTTCGACAGATCGGAGAAGGACGAGGATATTCCACCGATCCCGACCTCCGAGCCGCCGGAATCTCCAACGGAGGCTCAAAGTCATCAGATAATAAAAGCTCGACCCTTGACGTTGAAGAAAGCGCCTCTTTCCGAGCAACCGAAGCTTAGATACTCGAAGTCAAATGTCCACGTATCAATAAATAGGAGGATTGAGATGCCCCCCGCGTTTCTTTTCCCTGAAACCGAGATACCCGCCGACCTAATGCAAAGTGATCAGGTTGAAATTACGGATAACAATCAGCAGATAAAACGTGGTAGAATAGAATCTTCCGGCGTTATAAAAACTGGAGGAGATCACGATCAGATTCAGAGTAACAACaccaacgaaaaaattcaacagacATCGAACGAAGATTCTGACATAGTAGATGCATTGAACGTGCTAAACGTCGAAGATCGCCAACAGTTATTGCAGCTTGATAAAATATCATCCAAAGGTGGaagtggcggtggtggtggtaataacaataataaaattgatacggTAGACAGGGGTAGATGCGAACCGGGTGAGCTACAGTTACAAGATTGTACGAAGGTCGTTGACGTTATAAGGAGGAAAAAGGGTAATCTTAAATCCACTACTGGAAAGGCGAATATTTCGCGTAGAGTGTCTTTTGACCCTCTTGCTTTGCTATTGGATGCCAGTCTCGAGGGCGAACTtgaattggtaaaaaaaactgcCAAGGAGGTTGCTAACCCTAGCTCCGCAAATGACGAGGGTATAACCGCTCTCCACAACGCGATATGCGCCGGACATTTGGAAATCGTCAAGTTTCTCGTTGAGTTTGGCTGCGATGTGAACGCACAGGACAGTGATGGATGGTGAGTTGTCTCCTTTCGCCATTTTTCTATCATTGtattgtatcatatttattcaattattttttattctcctcgtTATACATTATCGCCgcatcttattatttttcatccattatctttcccttctttttctggTATCTGCACTCCCACACCTATATATCCGAAAACGCCATACCGCGCCGCATGTTGTTCCGACAGCTCATTAATTTTGTTCGCGAGAAGCTACAATTATTccctactttgttttttttttttcttctttttctcctcctcaaCCCCCATACCACCTAAATGCCATCTACgcaggtattttatttttataatttgtcgaggtttctttcttttacaattcaacatttttcacgCCGCTTCTTTTATTccaacgaatatttttttttttgttttttttttttcacgcagtACGGTATAACGAAGGTGTGTTTATCGAGCATGCATAGGCAACTTTAGCTGGCTGCACGCATCAATTTGCTGCAGCGATGCTGCAAGAACAATAGCTTATTGTTGCGTTGACATGAACTCGATTACTACATGCCCACGTTTTATACCAATAACAGTATGCGGTAATTCACCGTTGAACGATACAATCCTTGCTTAATAACAACAACTAGTTTTTTAAAAGTGACGgttttgttttaaattttcaattctagttgtatgtttttttttttcttctacaatATATCCTTAAATTTACAGGACACCGCTTCACTGCGCTGCCAGCTGTAATAATCTGTCGATGGTGAGATTCCTCGTAGAACACGGGGCTTGTATATTCGCAACTACTTTATCGGATCACGAAACTGCAGCTGAAAAATGcgaggaagacgaagaaggaTTCGACGGTTGCTCCGAATATTTGTACAgtaagtaaaattttttttttcaaatttttctaccccAGACCGACATTTTACTCCTCTGATGTACGCAtagtataatattaatacgtacgtatattacgcGAGATTGATTACGCGTGAATGCAGATAGAGCATGAGCCGGAAATTTGAAATGTTTCACGTTAGCAGCAGTTAAAGTGCTACGATAATATATTATGCCGTATGGTGCCTCGACATCAGCCgtaatatactatacatgcGTGTATATCCACTCTGTATAATACAGAATTTCTAACGTCGCCCACTCCCACGGCTAGATAATTAATactattgtaataattatgtagTATTGTGCGAAACATgaccatacatatgtatgtatacccataAATAATGATTAACGCGTCGATGAAATTCCTATAATTTCGCACGCTCTTACTTTCGGAAttgtttatatgtatatgtttctGCACCGACTATAATGTAATACGCTACacggttcgatttttcatttcacccgttcattcattcattcgtttaa from Athalia rosae chromosome 1, iyAthRosa1.1, whole genome shotgun sequence carries:
- the LOC105688907 gene encoding putative uncharacterized protein DDB_G0271606 isoform X3 — translated: MKEGSGNAAEVLPVGGSGAVLVLSELENMAARQQREIAQQKRLLEQREARLAVLRGAQEPAQQDRLARLRHRLDQQQSKLNRLRLLRSQTDQSRANNATLTSDLDCIRALFNEKEKELSLAVAKVEELTRQLEELRGRHNNGGEHLTTPASAELEKLRRELMYRNKMNEQQNQVVSQQRLALVQRQAEMASIDARIAQLQGRLQRKRALNQRLSQQLGSSHRVAVGGNHPNFTDSKLEFNISNKSRPAGNIAAIEPYSHIPSNDFSINKNDPKYQTLPYNTKFTVNFKPDDDVNKNKIQHSASASQIGQRSFQQFGHQIAHSQSQSHIQGQSQPLVSATNNPATNTVNFSGQPAINNNGSVTTTNTCTTVTTSATATATTTTPNNNNNNNNNNLANNNNNVTNNNNNNKFSDRQDIRIHGHPHNSNNQKQQQQQQQQQQLQHGNLGVGGNSSNPSGSIATSGQSHRNLSTHQKPVSSVAPSFPVKSPIYQTSSTKIHPVMPQTLSLIGHAQSAAGNQGYGTNSGQGVNTQESQHPGYQGGSQRQNFSGINQLHMGFNNQSQSSQNVPGNGNGSAAAAAAAAAQSSANFQANNYPGHPFAQSQSQSQSQTQSQMMMNANSNSNSSTTVGDHAVKFPSDSVQLGKIGDQSMITKYDNSQGKQQFEQQNQQSSRHDQTHGKYDHVQIKHEGIGGAVGQQQQQQQMKFEHPSNSKQYNEHNQLFAKYEQLQLQHQGLFDNNSGSQKFDHSIKYDHAAKFEPPGNKLPEKPFEYDRMKYEGDRKMVNFDNSRGEDKTKPALPPKPNKPNPPPRLIHHEKIEANADLQQDGKSTLVVGSRSEKDEDIPPIPTSEPPESPTEAQSHQIIKARPLTLKKAPLSEQPKLRYSKSNVHVSINRRIEMPPAFLFPETEIPADLMQSDQVEITDNNQQIKRGRIESSGVIKTGGDHDQIQSNNTNEKIQQTSNEDSDIVDALNVLNVEDRQQLLQLDKISSKGGSGGGGGNNNNKIDTVDRGRCEPGELQLQDCTKVVDVIRRKKGNLKSTTGKANISRRVSFDPLALLLDASLEGELELVKKTAKEVANPSSANDEGITALHNAICAGHLEIVKFLVEFGCDVNAQDSDGWTPLHCAASCNNLSMVRFLVEHGACIFATTLSDHETAAEKCEEDEEGFDGCSEYLYSVQEKLGIMNSGQVFAVFDYEAQHSDELPLKNGDSLVVLRKGDDNEREWWWSKLGHREGYVPRNLLGLYARVQPAKID
- the LOC105688907 gene encoding uncharacterized protein DDB_G0283357 isoform X1, which translates into the protein MENRDDQSWKRLSTITEYSESIGSCSGGGGGGGGGGGNNNKNNNHVNCGDRRSDSNGGGSEDLMDFYDGGDQFKIPGEFSPRYSYAGAAAASYNRSRDTSNFANDFQRDIAYFIIDDSPMAKFTRSAKWAYKKLPVGGSGAVLVLSELENMAARQQREIAQQKRLLEQREARLAVLRGAQEPAQQDRLARLRHRLDQQQSKLNRLRLLRSQTDQSRANNATLTSDLDCIRALFNEKEKELSLAVAKVEELTRQLEELRGRHNNGGEHLTTPASAELEKLRRELMYRNKMNEQQNQVVSQQRLALVQRQAEMASIDARIAQLQGRLQRKRALNQRLSQQLGSSHRVAVGGNHPNFTDSKLEFNISNKSRPAGNIAAIEPYSHIPSNDFSINKNDPKYQTLPYNTKFTVNFKPDDDVNKNKIQHSASASQIGQRSFQQFGHQIAHSQSQSHIQGQSQPLVSATNNPATNTVNFSGQPAINNNGSVTTTNTCTTVTTSATATATTTTPNNNNNNNNNNLANNNNNVTNNNNNNKFSDRQDIRIHGHPHNSNNQKQQQQQQQQQQLQHGNLGVGGNSSNPSGSIATSGQSHRNLSTHQKPVSSVAPSFPVKSPIYQTSSTKIHPVMPQTLSLIGHAQSAAGNQGYGTNSGQGVNTQESQHPGYQGGSQRQNFSGINQLHMGFNNQSQSSQNVPGNGNGSAAAAAAAAAQSSANFQANNYPGHPFAQSQSQSQSQTQSQMMMNANSNSNSSTTVGDHAVKFPSDSVQLGKIGDQSMITKYDNSQGKQQFEQQNQQSSRHDQTHGKYDHVQIKHEGIGGAVGQQQQQQQMKFEHPSNSKQYNEHNQLFAKYEQLQLQHQGLFDNNSGSQKFDHSIKYDHAAKFEPPGNKLPEKPFEYDRMKYEGDRKMVNFDNSRGEDKTKPALPPKPNKPNPPPRLIHHEKIEANADLQQDGKSTLVVGSRSEKDEDIPPIPTSEPPESPTEAQSHQIIKARPLTLKKAPLSEQPKLRYSKSNVHVSINRRIEMPPAFLFPETEIPADLMQSDQVEITDNNQQIKRGRIESSGVIKTGGDHDQIQSNNTNEKIQQTSNEDSDIVDALNVLNVEDRQQLLQLDKISSKGGSGGGGGNNNNKIDTVDRGRCEPGELQLQDCTKVVDVIRRKKGNLKSTTGKANISRRVSFDPLALLLDASLEGELELVKKTAKEVANPSSANDEGITALHNAICAGHLEIVKFLVEFGCDVNAQDSDGWTPLHCAASCNNLSMVRFLVEHGACIFATTLSDHETAAEKCEEDEEGFDGCSEYLYSVQEKLGIMNSGQVFAVFDYEAQHSDELPLKNGDSLVVLRKGDDNEREWWWSKLGHREGYVPRNLLGLYARVQPAKID
- the LOC105688907 gene encoding putative uncharacterized protein DDB_G0271606 isoform X2, whose amino-acid sequence is MLACVYPAENFKSKAKLVQSTVKQVVQEKHQHHGKSRKKAKSNSTKDNNRGTESITKTISKNQLPVGGSGAVLVLSELENMAARQQREIAQQKRLLEQREARLAVLRGAQEPAQQDRLARLRHRLDQQQSKLNRLRLLRSQTDQSRANNATLTSDLDCIRALFNEKEKELSLAVAKVEELTRQLEELRGRHNNGGEHLTTPASAELEKLRRELMYRNKMNEQQNQVVSQQRLALVQRQAEMASIDARIAQLQGRLQRKRALNQRLSQQLGSSHRVAVGGNHPNFTDSKLEFNISNKSRPAGNIAAIEPYSHIPSNDFSINKNDPKYQTLPYNTKFTVNFKPDDDVNKNKIQHSASASQIGQRSFQQFGHQIAHSQSQSHIQGQSQPLVSATNNPATNTVNFSGQPAINNNGSVTTTNTCTTVTTSATATATTTTPNNNNNNNNNNLANNNNNVTNNNNNNKFSDRQDIRIHGHPHNSNNQKQQQQQQQQQQLQHGNLGVGGNSSNPSGSIATSGQSHRNLSTHQKPVSSVAPSFPVKSPIYQTSSTKIHPVMPQTLSLIGHAQSAAGNQGYGTNSGQGVNTQESQHPGYQGGSQRQNFSGINQLHMGFNNQSQSSQNVPGNGNGSAAAAAAAAAQSSANFQANNYPGHPFAQSQSQSQSQTQSQMMMNANSNSNSSTTVGDHAVKFPSDSVQLGKIGDQSMITKYDNSQGKQQFEQQNQQSSRHDQTHGKYDHVQIKHEGIGGAVGQQQQQQQMKFEHPSNSKQYNEHNQLFAKYEQLQLQHQGLFDNNSGSQKFDHSIKYDHAAKFEPPGNKLPEKPFEYDRMKYEGDRKMVNFDNSRGEDKTKPALPPKPNKPNPPPRLIHHEKIEANADLQQDGKSTLVVGSRSEKDEDIPPIPTSEPPESPTEAQSHQIIKARPLTLKKAPLSEQPKLRYSKSNVHVSINRRIEMPPAFLFPETEIPADLMQSDQVEITDNNQQIKRGRIESSGVIKTGGDHDQIQSNNTNEKIQQTSNEDSDIVDALNVLNVEDRQQLLQLDKISSKGGSGGGGGNNNNKIDTVDRGRCEPGELQLQDCTKVVDVIRRKKGNLKSTTGKANISRRVSFDPLALLLDASLEGELELVKKTAKEVANPSSANDEGITALHNAICAGHLEIVKFLVEFGCDVNAQDSDGWTPLHCAASCNNLSMVRFLVEHGACIFATTLSDHETAAEKCEEDEEGFDGCSEYLYSVQEKLGIMNSGQVFAVFDYEAQHSDELPLKNGDSLVVLRKGDDNEREWWWSKLGHREGYVPRNLLGLYARVQPAKID